In Quercus lobata isolate SW786 chromosome 12, ValleyOak3.0 Primary Assembly, whole genome shotgun sequence, a genomic segment contains:
- the LOC115971930 gene encoding general transcription and DNA repair factor IIH helicase subunit XPB1, giving the protein MGHGEKGRPNKKHKSSAKEDHRIIVEDEDAYYGEEVDDDNRDGEKKRDFTKLELKPDHANRPLWACADGRIFLETFSPLYKQAYDFLIAIAEPVCRPESMHEYNLTPHSLYAAVSVGLETETIIAVLNKLSKTKLPKEMIDFIHASTANYGKVKLVLKKNRYFVESPFPEVLKKLLKDEAISKARINAEVSNGSDGFTISKAKGEIGTGHEDLLSGAEVAAAAEEKETHAFEVDPAQVENVKQRCLPNALNYPMLEEYDFRNDTVNPDLDMELKPHAQPRPYQEKSLSKMFGNGRARSGIIVLPCGAGKSLVGVSAACRIKKSCLCLATNAVSVDQWAFQFRLWSTIREDQICRFTSDSKERFRGNAGVVVTTYNMVAFGGKRSEESEKIIEEIRNREWGLLLMDEVHVVPAHMFRKVISITKSHCKLGLTATLVREDERITDLNFLIGPKLYEANWLDLVKGGFIANVQCAEVWCPMTKEFFAEYLKKENSKKKQALYVMNPNKFRACEFLIRFHEQQRGDKIIVFADNLFALTEYAMKLRKPMIYGATSHVERTKILEAFKTSKEVNTVFLSKVGDNSIDIPEANVIIQISSHAGSRRQEAQRLGRILRAKGKLQDRMAGGKEEYNAFFYSLVSTDTQEMYYSTKRQQFLIDQGYSFKVITSLPPSDTGADLSYHSLQDQLALLSKVLSAGDDAVGLEQLEEDADDIALHKARRFMGSMSAMSGANGMVYMEYSTGRKMQGQLKGKPKDPAKRHHLFKRRFT; this is encoded by the exons ATGGGACACG GTGAAAAAGGCCGACCCAACAAAAAGCACAAATCTTCAGCCAAG GAAGATCACAGGATCattgttgaagatgaagatgcaTATTATGGCGAAGAAGTCGACGATGATAACCGCGATG gtgagaaaaagagagacttTACCAAATTAGAGTTGAAACCGGATCACGCTAATAGGCCTTTGTGGGCTTGCGCGGATGGCCGTATTTTCCTCGAAACATTTTCGCCTTTGTATAAACAAGCTTATGATTTTCTCATTGCTATAGCTGAACCCGTTTGCAG GCCCGAGTCGATGCATGAGTACAACCTGACCCCTCATTCGTTGTATGCCGCGGTGTCTGTTGGTCTTGAAACTGAAACTATCATAGCTGTTTTGAATAAACTGTCAAAGACAAAGCTGCCTAAGGAAATGATTGATTTCATACATGCTTCCACGGCCAATTATGGCAAAGTGAAGCTCGTGCTAAAGAAGAATAGGTACTTTGTGGAATCTCCATTTCCTGAG GTATTGAAGAAGTTGCTTAAGGATGAAGCCATATCCAAAGCAAGGATTAATGCTGAG GTTTCAAATGGAAGTGATGGCTTTACAATCAGCAAAGCAAAGGGTGAAATTGGAACTGGTCATGAGGATTTGCTTAGTGGAGCAGAAGTGGCAGCTGCagcagaagaaaaagaaactcatGCATTTGAGGTTGACCCTGCTCAG GTTGAGAATGTAAAGCAACGTTGCTTGCCAAATGCTTTAAATTACCCCATGTTGGAGGAGTATGACTTCAGAAATGATACC GTCAACCCTGACCTCGATATGGAATTGAAGCCTCATGCACAACCACGGCCATATCAGGAAAAGAGTCTTAGTAAAATGTTTGGAAATG GTAGAGCAAGATCTGGCATCATAGTGCTACCTTGTGGTGCTGGAAAGTCTCTAGTTGGTGTCTCTGCAGCTTGCCGAATAAAAAAAAGCTGCCTTTGCTTAGCAACAAATGCTGTTTCTGTGGATCAGTGGGCTTTCCAGTTCAGGCTATGGTCAACCATCCGAGAAGATCAAATCTGTCGTTTCACATCCGATAGCAAAGAAAGATTCCGCGGTAATGCTGGGGTGGTTGTGACAACATATAACATGGTTGCTTTTGGTGGTAAACGGTCTGAAGAATCTGAAAAGATTATTGAAGAGATAAGAAATAGAGAATGGGGTTTGCTTCTCATGGATGAG GTGCATGTGGTTCCTGCTCACATGTTTCGAAAGGTCATTAGTATCACTAAATCTCACTGCAAACTTGGGCTCACTG CCACTCTTGTTAGAGAGGATGAAAGGATTACCGATCTAAACTTTCTTATTGGGCCGAAATTGTATGAAGCAAACTGGTTGGATCTAGTAAAAGGTGGATTTATTGCAAATGTACAGTGTGCTGAAGTCTGGTGTCCAATGACAAAGGagttttttgctgaatatttGAAGAAAGAAAACTCCAAGAAAAAGCAG GCACTCTATGTGATGAACCCAAATAAGTTCAGGGCATGTGAGTTTCTTATAAGGTTTCATGAACAGCAGCGTGGCGATAAAATAATTGTCTTTGCTGACAATCTTTTTGCACTCACAGAGTATGCGATGAAACTACGCAAACCTATGATCTATGGTGCTACCAG CCATGTTGAGAGGACAAAAATTCTTGAAGCTTTCAAAACTAGCAAGGAAGTAAACACAGTTTTCCTGTCCAAG GTGGGTGATAATTCGATAGATATTCCTGAGGCGAATGTTATCATTCAGATTTCTTCACATGCTGGTTCAAGACGTCAAGAAGCCCAACGTCTGGGTCGTATTCTTAGGGCTAAG GGTAAACTTCAAGATAGGATGGCGGGAGGTAAAGAGGAGTACAATGCATTTTTCTATTCCCTTGTGTCAACAGATACACAG GAGATGTACTACTCTACCAAAAGGCAGCAGTTTTTGATTGATCAAGGTTATAGCTTTAAG GTAATAACAAGCTTGCCTCCATCTGATACGGGAGCTGATTTGAGTTACCACAGTTTACAAGATCAATTGGCACTACTTTCCAAG GTGTTGAGCGCTGGCGATGATGCAGTTGGTTTAGAGCAATTAGAAGAAGATGCAGATGACATAGCGCTTCATAAAGCCCGTCGTTTTATGGGATCCATGAGTGCTATGTCAGGTGCAAATGGGATGGTTTACATGGAGTACAG TACTGGGCGAAAAATGCAAGGCCAGTTGAAGGGTAAGCCCAAGGATCCAGCCAAGCGACATCACCTGTTCAAAAGGCGCTTTACTTGA